Proteins from a genomic interval of Desulfovibrio piger:
- a CDS encoding Eco57I restriction-modification methylase domain-containing protein — MARRRKQTHDPRQMSLFDAMVHHIEQIRKENIQDDMREEAQSASFPRDEQRPASVIPASDQQNIQEDRQTRPSRGWFELLGDSPKTMRPLGLNGRGETVYEMENGVRMYSRNPEFMQTVDGDGSTPEELFLQNNHNFLTIQEVAAFRQQHSPSLERQHAGQADKPAGHRKNRTQAGNNRGSKDGGISQFSLFDSGSLGAELPGRTEEAGSERQSRLDDSPRSAAISGEKDSVQRDSPAGEPEGDVGLGNSGELRGGTEPANYRITPEDRLGVGGAKSKYADNVAAIRLLQQLQAGGVKLATPEEKKTLVRFVGWGGLPQVFDAKNEQWAAEYRELQGILSPGDYAAARRSTQDAHYTSETVIRAMYQGLSRLGVGSGKKLNVLEPSAGIGNFIGLCPEEFNARFLAVELDPTTAAIASYLYPKSSHNNKGFQSSGLLSPNFDLIIGNPPFGQQSLYDPDFPELKKFSIHNYFLAKSMRLLREGGIAAFVVSRYFMDAADSSAREYIADQADFLGAVRLPETAFRQNALTDVTTDIVFFQKHNGENKRSRDWITTSEIEVDDLKQGIRRPAVVNSFFAAHPEQIIGRMVYSGGMFADALNCVKDSPATDLGQEIESRLAILPAAQFRPREQQQEKAPASQTLNREFIDSAYFQALKMGAFCLEPRSRKIVFKTSGNFGDGGYEPVSTKSESARQRLISMIQIRDSVRELLNEEKGSGDEGRMASLRQRLNTQYDTFVRKYGHLNSQTNRSLMREDPEHALLESLEMEYDKGISPDMARKTGRAARPASARKAAIFRQRVLKPAETAQTADSPKDALLIALRESGKVDFARMEQLLGKPADTVRQELQGQGLIFLNPGTELWEIRDKYLTGNVREKLRLAQEAARTDSRFLSNVEALTAAQPPDIEAVDIGVKLGSTWLPPDVVHAFIEHLHGGHGFQRVEYLPTLGRWNAHVGITDGALNTSVWGIPEYPASRIIEALLMNKPIKVEKDTGQRDEQGRPIMELDQELTAAAMQKADEIRQTFVDWIWTDDDRRVRLARLYNDRFNTHVPPRYDGSHLELVGASAEVKLRPHQKDVVWRAIQEGTALYDHVVGAGKTMACIATIMESKRMGFVSKPMVVVPNHLLHQWRDEFYKLYPDAHILVADKTDFTKQNRERLFSRIATGDWDAVVVAHSSFRKIDMPRDIQQEILKEQIDAVVDAIGAVKEAKGGRATIKQLEKQREKMEARYELLLAGTGRKDTSVDFADLGVDALFVDESHEFKNLAYQTTMNVSGLGNITGSAKALDLFIKCRYLQRKNEGRGVYFLTGTPISNTIAEVYTLQRYMQYEELQAKGIEHFDAWASTFGQITNGWELDATGVNYKLSFYVQIDLFRVIIFYISICYIKTVIQRSPEIAPCIPLFSGYYSGYPYKLAF, encoded by the coding sequence ATGGCCAGACGACGCAAGCAGACCCATGATCCCCGCCAGATGTCTCTGTTCGATGCGATGGTGCATCATATTGAGCAGATACGAAAAGAAAATATTCAGGATGACATGCGGGAAGAGGCGCAGTCGGCGTCTTTTCCAAGGGATGAACAGCGGCCTGCAAGCGTTATTCCCGCATCAGACCAACAGAACATTCAGGAAGACAGGCAGACCAGGCCTTCCAGAGGCTGGTTCGAGCTGCTCGGCGATTCTCCGAAAACGATGAGACCGCTTGGCCTCAACGGACGCGGAGAGACGGTATATGAAATGGAAAACGGGGTACGGATGTACAGCCGTAATCCCGAATTCATGCAGACCGTTGACGGAGACGGCAGCACCCCGGAAGAACTGTTCCTGCAAAATAACCACAACTTCCTGACGATTCAGGAAGTTGCAGCCTTCAGACAACAACATTCCCCTTCTTTGGAGCGACAACATGCTGGACAAGCCGACAAACCCGCTGGACATCGCAAGAACCGTACTCAAGCCGGAAACAATAGAGGAAGTAAAGACGGGGGGATTTCCCAATTCAGCCTATTTGATTCTGGATCGCTGGGCGCTGAACTGCCCGGACGAACTGAAGAAGCTGGAAGCGAGAGACAATCTCGACTTGATGATTCGCCTCGATCAGCAGCAATCTCTGGAGAGAAGGATTCTGTGCAGCGAGACAGCCCGGCAGGCGAGCCTGAGGGGGATGTCGGATTGGGAAATTCTGGAGAGCTGCGGGGTGGAACTGAACCTGCCAACTACCGCATAACGCCGGAAGACCGTCTCGGCGTCGGCGGCGCAAAAAGCAAATACGCGGACAATGTGGCCGCCATTCGCCTGTTGCAACAGCTACAGGCTGGCGGCGTAAAACTGGCCACCCCGGAAGAGAAGAAGACGCTGGTGCGCTTTGTCGGCTGGGGTGGCCTGCCGCAGGTCTTTGATGCGAAGAATGAGCAGTGGGCGGCAGAATATCGGGAGCTGCAAGGGATTCTTTCTCCGGGTGATTATGCTGCCGCCCGCCGTTCCACCCAGGATGCGCATTACACTTCGGAAACCGTCATCCGGGCCATGTATCAGGGACTTTCCCGGCTGGGCGTCGGTTCCGGGAAAAAACTGAATGTCCTTGAACCGTCGGCGGGCATCGGTAATTTTATCGGCCTTTGCCCGGAAGAGTTCAATGCGCGTTTTCTGGCCGTGGAGCTTGATCCCACGACGGCGGCTATCGCCAGCTATTTGTATCCCAAATCAAGCCATAACAATAAGGGCTTTCAATCTTCCGGTCTTCTTTCTCCGAACTTTGATCTCATCATAGGGAATCCGCCCTTTGGCCAGCAGTCCCTGTATGATCCGGATTTCCCGGAACTGAAAAAGTTTTCCATCCATAACTACTTCCTTGCCAAGTCCATGCGGCTGCTCCGTGAGGGCGGCATAGCGGCATTTGTCGTCAGCCGCTATTTCATGGATGCGGCAGACTCGTCCGCCCGTGAGTATATTGCCGATCAGGCTGATTTTCTGGGGGCTGTGCGCCTGCCGGAGACGGCATTCCGTCAGAATGCCCTGACGGACGTTACGACGGATATTGTCTTTTTCCAGAAGCACAACGGCGAAAACAAGCGCAGCCGGGACTGGATTACCACGTCAGAAATTGAGGTTGACGACCTCAAGCAGGGCATCAGGCGGCCTGCTGTCGTCAACAGCTTCTTTGCCGCACACCCGGAGCAGATTATCGGGAGAATGGTCTACTCCGGGGGCATGTTTGCCGATGCGCTGAACTGCGTCAAAGACAGTCCCGCTACGGATTTGGGACAGGAGATCGAGTCCCGCCTTGCGATCCTGCCTGCGGCACAGTTCAGGCCGCGAGAGCAACAGCAGGAAAAAGCGCCCGCCTCACAGACGCTGAACCGGGAGTTTATTGACTCCGCCTACTTCCAGGCGCTGAAAATGGGGGCATTCTGCCTCGAACCCCGAAGCAGAAAAATCGTTTTCAAGACCTCCGGCAACTTTGGCGACGGCGGCTATGAACCTGTTTCCACAAAGAGCGAGTCTGCCCGGCAACGTCTGATTTCTATGATTCAAATCAGGGACAGCGTGCGCGAGCTGCTCAATGAGGAAAAGGGGAGCGGCGATGAAGGGCGCATGGCCTCGCTGCGACAGAGGCTCAATACGCAGTATGACACCTTTGTCAGAAAATACGGCCATCTCAATTCCCAGACAAACAGAAGTCTTATGCGGGAAGACCCGGAACATGCCCTGCTGGAATCTCTGGAAATGGAGTATGACAAGGGCATTTCCCCGGATATGGCCCGCAAGACCGGCAGGGCCGCCAGACCGGCTTCCGCACGAAAGGCGGCCATCTTCCGGCAGCGCGTTCTTAAACCGGCGGAAACAGCGCAGACTGCCGACAGTCCCAAGGATGCGCTACTTATTGCCTTGAGGGAAAGCGGCAAGGTGGACTTTGCCCGTATGGAGCAGCTCCTTGGGAAGCCTGCCGACACTGTGCGGCAGGAGCTGCAGGGGCAGGGGCTGATTTTTCTCAATCCTGGGACGGAACTCTGGGAGATACGCGACAAATATCTGACCGGCAATGTCCGGGAAAAGTTGCGACTGGCACAGGAAGCCGCCAGAACGGACAGCCGTTTTTTAAGCAATGTGGAAGCCCTGACAGCTGCGCAGCCCCCCGACATCGAAGCCGTGGATATCGGGGTAAAACTTGGCTCAACTTGGCTGCCGCCTGACGTGGTGCACGCATTCATTGAGCATCTGCATGGCGGGCACGGCTTTCAACGCGTGGAATATCTGCCGACGCTCGGCAGATGGAATGCGCATGTGGGTATTACCGACGGGGCCCTGAATACCAGCGTCTGGGGCATTCCCGAATATCCGGCAAGCAGGATTATCGAAGCCCTGCTCATGAACAAGCCCATCAAGGTGGAGAAGGATACCGGCCAGAGGGATGAACAGGGCAGGCCGATTATGGAGCTGGATCAGGAGCTGACGGCGGCTGCCATGCAAAAGGCCGATGAAATCCGGCAGACCTTTGTGGACTGGATATGGACGGATGACGACCGGCGGGTGCGTCTGGCCAGATTGTATAATGACCGCTTCAATACGCATGTGCCGCCCCGCTATGACGGTTCCCACCTTGAGCTGGTCGGAGCCTCCGCAGAAGTGAAGCTCCGCCCGCATCAGAAGGACGTTGTCTGGAGAGCCATTCAGGAAGGAACCGCCCTTTATGATCATGTTGTCGGCGCGGGCAAGACAATGGCCTGCATTGCCACCATCATGGAATCCAAGCGCATGGGCTTTGTCTCCAAGCCGATGGTCGTCGTCCCCAACCATCTGCTGCATCAGTGGCGGGATGAGTTCTACAAGCTTTATCCCGATGCGCATATTCTTGTGGCAGACAAGACGGACTTCACCAAACAGAACCGGGAGCGCCTGTTTTCCCGTATTGCAACGGGGGACTGGGATGCCGTTGTGGTCGCGCACAGTTCCTTCCGCAAGATCGACATGCCCCGTGACATTCAGCAGGAAATTCTGAAGGAGCAGATTGACGCTGTCGTGGACGCCATCGGAGCCGTCAAAGAAGCCAAAGGCGGACGGGCGACGATCAAGCAGCTTGAGAAACAGCGGGAAAAGATGGAGGCCCGCTATGAGCTTCTGCTGGCCGGAACGGGCAGGAAAGATACGTCCGTTGATTTTGCCGATCTGGGCGTTGATGCGCTCTTTGTGGATGAAAGTCACGAATTCAAGAATCTTGCCTATCAGACGACCATGAATGTTTCCGGTCTGGGCAATATCACCGGCTCTGCCAAGGCCCTCGATCTGTTCATCAAGTGCCGCTATCTGCAACGCAAGAATGAAGGGCGCGGCGTCTACTTCCTGACCGGCACGCCCATATCGAACACGATAGCCGAAGTCTACACGCTCCAGCGTTATATGCAGTATGAGGAATTGCAGGCCAAGGGCATCGAGCATTTTGATGCCTGGGCATCCACATTCGGCCAGATTA
- a CDS encoding AbrB/MazE/SpoVT family DNA-binding domain-containing protein, which yields MEIAKVTSRGQITLPLAIRKKLEVQEGDKVVFYEENGRIVVENAAKLTVAPRQNSGE from the coding sequence ATGGAAATTGCCAAGGTAACGTCTCGCGGACAGATAACCCTGCCCCTGGCCATCAGGAAAAAACTTGAGGTGCAGGAAGGGGATAAAGTCGTTTTTTATGAAGAAAACGGGCGCATTGTTGTGGAAAATGCCGCAAAGCTGACAGTCGCGCCCAGACAGAATTCCGGCGAATAG